In the Arachis ipaensis cultivar K30076 chromosome B10, Araip1.1, whole genome shotgun sequence genome, one interval contains:
- the LOC107622724 gene encoding uncharacterized protein At1g04910 has product MAFITKIKWVVLSVITLSLASIIIHLSLAKFWAVNIVQYKAMPSLPENFVPTSGGQVIKNKKLWGSIQSLEALQPYANARSNYSAPKDQSNRFIYAKVFGGFANIRSSICDLVAVARFLNATLIIPEIQESTRSKGISSKFNSFSYIYNVDQFIAYLKNDVNIARTLPEGLMERRRKNEIPSFKTTSSASPDFYLDQILPKLKQSKVIGLIITNGGALQSILPPGMENIQRLRCRVAFHALEFRPEIQRLGRRMVHKLRAYGQPFLVYHPGLLRDTLAYNGCGELFQDVHTELIQHRRAQMIKDKILKGELNVNSHLQRDKGLCPLMPEEVGILLRVMGYPAKTIIYVAGSETFGGQRVLIPLRAMFTNTVDHTSLCSERELSELFGPETSLIPKSYRAPPAKSQKVLTDEWKRAGPRPRPLPPPPDRPIYQHEKEGWYAWITETPIEPDPSPLDLRMRAHRLLWDALDYIVSLEADAFFPGFNNDASGWPDFSSLVMGHRLYETAASRTYRPDRKVVAELFNITRENMYHPKHNWTILVQEHLNRSLAEEGLVRQSLLSKPAVFLSHPLPECSCRIASSKIVNHVRGQNGRYLYGDEDQCPKWMQRANMAGSVLKEGTKSEDDEPDYESNDFVDESDKSEGKTNQSQIWDQDEEMDPND; this is encoded by the exons ATGGCATTTATAACTAAGATAAAATGGGTTGTTCTTTCTGTGATTACCTTATCTCTGGCATCCATCATCATTCATCTGTCGCTAGCGAAGTTTTGGGCAGTTAACATAGTGCAGTATAAAGCAATGCCTAGCCTTCCAGAGAATTTTGTTCCGACCTCGGGAGGACAG GTTATAAAGAATAAGAAGCTATGGGGTTCCATACAGTCATTGGAAGCATTGCAGCCTTATGCGAATGCTAGAAGCAATTACTCTG cTCCAAAGGACCAGAGCAATCGTTTCATCTATGCAAAAGTCTTTGGTGGTTTTGCAAATATAAGATCATCG ATTTGTGATCTGGTTGCTGTTGCTAGGTTTTTAAATGCAACTCTCATAATTCCTGAAATTCAAGAAAGTACTCGCTCAAAAGGAATTAG CTCTAAGTTCAATAGCTTTTCCTATATCTACAATGTTGATCAGTTCATAGCCTATCTCAAAAATGATGTAAACATTGCAAGGACCCTTCCAGAAGGTCTGAtggaaaggagaagaaaaaatgaAATTCCTTCATTTAAGACTACAAGTTCTGCTTCTCCAGACTTTTACCTGGATCAAATTTTACCAAAGCTAAAGCAATCAAAGGTTATCGGATTAATTATTACAAATGGTGGGGCTCTGCAG TCTATTCTCCCTCCTGGCATGGAAAATATTCAGAGGCTACGATGCAGGGTTGCTTTTCATGCCCTTGAATTTCGTCCTGAAATTCAAAGGCTTGGCCGTCGGATGGTTCACAA GCTAAGAGCATATGGGCAACCCTTCTTAGTATATCATCCTGGCTTACTGAGAGATACATTGGCCTACAATGGTTGTGGAGAACTTTTTCAG GATGTCCACACTGAACTTATTCAGCACCGAAGGGCTCAAATGATAAAGGACAAAATTCTTAAAGGTGAATTGAATGTCAATTCACACTTGCAAAGAGATAAAGGTCTATGCCCCCTCATGCCTGAAGAG GTTGGCATTCTCCTTCGAGTAATGGGTTATCCTGCCAAAACAATTATCTACGTTGCCGGCTCTGAAACATTTGGAGGTCAACGCGTTTTAATTCCTTTGCGAGCCATGTTTACCAATACTGTGGATCACACTTCTTTGTGTAGTGAAAGAGAGTTGTCTGAGTTGTTTGGACCGGAAACATCTCTTATTCCAAAGTCATATCGAGCACCTCCTGCAAAAAGTCAGAAAGTACTTACAGATGAATGGAAGAGGGCTGGTCCTCGTCCTAGGCCTCTTCCTCCCCCTCCAGATAGACCAATTTATCAACATGAAAAAGAAGGTTGGTATGCCTGGATCACTGAGACGCCAATAGAGCCTGATCCTTCACCCTTGGATCTGAGGATGAGAGCGCATAGGTTACTTTGGGATGCACTAGATTACATTGTTTCTTTAGAGGCAGATGCCTTCTTTCCTGGATTTAACAATGATGCTAGTGGATGGCCAGATTTTTCAAGCCTGGTCATGGGACATCGACTTTATGAGACTGCTGCTTCAAGAACATACCGACCAGACAG GAAAGTAGTTGCAGAACTTTTCAACATAACTCGGGAAAATATGTACCATCCCAAACATAATTGGACAATTTTAGTGCAAGAACATCTAAACAGAAGTTTAGCCGAAGAAGGACTCGTAAGGCAATCTCTCCTGTCAAAACCGGCAGTGTTCCTTTCCCATCCACTTCCGGAATGCTCTTGTAGAATAGCTTCTTCCAAGATTGTAAATCACGTTAGAGGTCAGAACGGTCGGTATCTCTATGGAGATGAAGACCAGTGTCCCAAGTGGATGCAGCGCGCAAATATGGCAGGTTCTGTACTGAAAGAAGGCACCAAATCTGAAGATGATGAGCCAGATTATGAAAGTAATGACTTTGTTGATGAATCTGACAAAAGTGAGGGTAAAACTAATCAGAGTCAAATCTGGGATCAAGACGAAGAAATGGATCCAAATGACTAA